Below is a genomic region from Brassica rapa cultivar Chiifu-401-42 chromosome A08, CAAS_Brap_v3.01, whole genome shotgun sequence.
AATGTATAGTAACGGTACCAAGCAGAAAGCGAAGGGAAAGACTTCAAAAATCTCTGTAGAATTTGAAAGCTTGGGTATCTCTACACCACAAGCCAACACACAAGGGAGAAAAAGCGTAGGAAAACCAAATTCTTCTAAGTCCAACCGAGAATCATTTAGTGGTGAAGCTGCATGTGCTGGGGGCGATAACAAGAAGGGTCACACTAAACATAAGGTAAGCTAGTTCTTAAACAGTTATGTTGTTTTGCTAAAAGTGGATACGGTTCTTGAAATTTAAACCCAGTGGTTTTTGTGTGCAGTTGAGAAGCAACAGCGCTGCCGTGGAAACAAATTCTAGAAGGCATTCTGTTGATAACTCTTCTATGCAAATGAATGGACAAGCTTTTGTAAGTGGTATGCAAGAAACTTGTGAAAGCAATTTGGGAGCAAGAAGCTCTTTTGGTTGTCCAAACGCACAATATCCTTCAAACGGTGAGACCTAAAGCTAATAAAAGTTACTATAGTTGAGGCTTAATAGAGTTTGAGATTTGCATCTTCTAATGTGGATTGAATTAACAGGGACCAGAACTGCTACTCTGCGCAAATCCGGAGAACAACCATGCACAGAGACGAGTAAGAAGGGACTGGTCCCTGCAGTATCAAGTGAGTGTCTCTGAGATTTTTCTTTAACATAAGAATTTTCTTGTAGTAGCGTCTCATGTTTACATCTATAATCCAGAGACTGTTAGGTCTAAGGATACATGCATTGCTGAAGAAAGCAATGGTATCTCCTCAACCATgggtttaatgaaaatgatgggTTTAAGAAACTCTACAAAGCATGGTGATCGACATCAAAACCTGAGAGTTAGTTCCCTGTCTATATAATTGTCTCTTTGTTAATTCAATTCTATCTCTAGTTTCCTATTTTTCTGAGTCAATGTCTCTTATTTTTCAGATGCTTTTTCCATATGAGGAGTTTGTTAAGTTCTTTCAATGTGAGGTGTTTTACTTATCACCTAGGGGCCTAGTGAATTGTGGAAACAGGTATTGTCTCAGTTTACTTCTCTTTCAATCTTTTAATGGCAAAATTGAGCAAGATTCATTTAGTGTAAATGCCCATATGCTTTCTTAATTTACTATACCTTTTCTTTTCCAGTTGCTATGCAAACGCTGTCTTGCAGTCCTTAACATGCACAAAGCCACTCGTTGCATATTTGCTTCAACGATCACATTCAAGATCTTGTAATACTTTTTCCAATCTTTTCCCAATTCATCGTGTAGCATAGATTTTTACAGGTTTATTTGACCACTTCTGACAGCGATAATGTTAATTCTTTTGAAATAGGTTCTGGGAAAGATTGGTGCCTTATGTGTGAACTTGAGCAACATGTAATGATGCTTAGAGAATCTGGAGGTCCACTTTCTGCTAGCAGAATTCTCTCACAGATGCGGAGTATAAATTGTCAGATTGGTGATGGGAGTCAAGAAGATGCTCATGAGTTCTTAAGGTTtttcttcctagtccttttcaGATGTGACTTTGTGAATCCTCTCTTCTTAATGCGATTTcaacattttaattttgatttctcTTATCCATTTTACTTGGATGCAGGCTTTTAGTTGCCTCTATGCAATCAATATGTTTGGAGAGACTTGGAGGTGAGACTAAAGTGGATACAAGACTGCAAGAAACAACCTTAGTTCAACATATGTTTGGTGGACGTCTCCGCTCAAAGGTGTTTGAATCTCTTAGCTTTTGATGTATATCTactttgattttaatttttacacaTTCTCACTGCTTTGTTTCTCTGAAAACCAGGTGAAATGCTTGAGGTGTGGTCATGAATCAGAAAGATACGAAAACATAATGGATCTCACACTAGAGATATACGGATGGGTAGAATCTCTTCAAGATGCTCTGACTCAGTTTACTAGACCAGAAGATCTCGATGGAGAAAATATGTATAGATGCAGCAGGTTAAATCCAAACTCCATATtgcttgttcttcttcttatagTGGTGTTGAAACTGAATCATCTTGTGAAAACTGTATTTAAAAAAAGGTGCGCTGGATATGTTAAAGCAAGAAAAGAATTGAGCATTCATGAAGCACCAAACATTCTCACAATTGTTCTTAAGAGATTCCAGGTATAAGTTACTTACTACAGATTTTACTCTTGGCTTACTTTTTATTTACCGCTAACAACTCCTTTATGTATGTAGGAAGGAAGATACGGGAAAATAAACAAATGTATAAGCTTTCCTGAAATGCTGGATATGATACCTTTTATGACAAGAACCGGAGATGTTCCTCCACTTTATATGCTTTATGCTGTTATAGTTCACCTGGATACTCTCAACGCATCTTTCTCTGGTCATTACATTTCCTATGTCAAAGATTTGAGAGGCAACTGGTTCAGAATAGATGATTCCGAGGTATAACTCATTTGTATAATGCAGCAAAGCCAAACTGTTTCTGAACTTGTGCAATCTTCTATTATAAACTTTACAGATTCATCAAGTGCCAATGACTCAAGTTATGTCAGAAGGAGCTTATATGTTGTTCTACATGAGGTAAGAACATACCAGTTCTTCATTACAGGGTCACAGATTCTGAGAATATAACCTTTTTTTTGCAGATCGTATCCGCGTCCTCTAAGAGGAGAACACAACGGAAAAGCTCAGGTTCGGCATTCACAGTCACAACCAAGAGACGAGATGAAGGAACAGAGGAAACCAGTTAACCGC
It encodes:
- the LOC103835972 gene encoding ubiquitin carboxyl-terminal hydrolase 15, whose translation is MLEPRGADIPLLFLVLVVFPVVAYILLGKWSDISKKRGRANLLAQMAAEEAFRAETEVNVNRGVRFEAAATENRGLRTKTKAAVSAASGAVRDDFVSGVSGTVAEQRYESVAATCGVPVSNEFHVCARCFSPAKTRCSRCKSVRYCSGQCQIIHWRLAHKDECIPVEACSSSSERASFENESVLHDQDMDATMYSNGTKQKAKGKTSKISVEFESLGISTPQANTQGRKSVGKPNSSKSNRESFSGEAACAGGDNKKGHTKHKLRSNSAAVETNSRRHSVDNSSMQMNGQAFVSGMQETCESNLGARSSFGCPNAQYPSNGTRTATLRKSGEQPCTETSKKGLVPAVSKTVRSKDTCIAEESNGISSTMGLMKMMGLRNSTKHGDRHQNLRMLFPYEEFVKFFQCEVFYLSPRGLVNCGNSCYANAVLQSLTCTKPLVAYLLQRSHSRSCSGKDWCLMCELEQHVMMLRESGGPLSASRILSQMRSINCQIGDGSQEDAHEFLRLLVASMQSICLERLGGETKVDTRLQETTLVQHMFGGRLRSKVKCLRCGHESERYENIMDLTLEIYGWVESLQDALTQFTRPEDLDGENMYRCSRCAGYVKARKELSIHEAPNILTIVLKRFQEGRYGKINKCISFPEMLDMIPFMTRTGDVPPLYMLYAVIVHLDTLNASFSGHYISYVKDLRGNWFRIDDSEIHQVPMTQVMSEGAYMLFYMRSYPRPLRGEHNGKAQVRHSQSQPRDEMKEQRKPVNRFKPRADHHKNFESSSEWSLFTSSDEASFTTESTRDSFSTVDYTDGCNVLDSSSPFSIFNNLRHNVEPSPHNTVACRMFSGTKSETRYFVEEETNHNNTVVMDSAPTSHDYYQQSMYVNYETNPGFNCQDQTYSYEQNW